TGAGATGTTACGTAGAATACCTATCTATGATGGAATACCTGGGGTTCACAGTTCAATGAAAGCCTACGGAGGGTCTCACTTTATTTGATTTCGTGCACGGAATCTTCTATGTCGTTAAACTCTCAGATCCATACGATAGAAAGGTAAAGTTAAAGTTCTAGTACTACCTATACAGACAGCCAGTAGGCCTGGAGGCTTCATATAATACCAAAATGTGTGAATGTCTAATAACAATAAACAGTAACACCTGAACTCCCAGCCAATGCTCCTCAATGCTTAACCCGCATATACCATGCTTCATTTCTCATTTCTCATATCTTGATCACTTATCTAAGCCTCTTGCCTTAACAAACCTGTTGATCTGTTCGCGAGTGAGCTTGTCGTTGTAATGTTCATAGCATTCATAAAATGATATTATCTCCTGAGTAGCATCCACCATAGATGCAATCTCCACGTTGCTGTCGACCAGCCATTTCGCAAACTTTTGTACGCGCGACACCCGATCTTGTTGCCGCTTCTCCTTTGGTTCTGCAGCAGCGGGCTCGGGCATTCCACCTTGTGCTTGTTGGCCCTGTGCTCGCATCAGCGCCTGTTGAGCGGCTGCTAGTCCTGCGGCCGCCGCCGCTCCAGAAGTATTCTGGCCAGGACCGGAGTTATTgggcctcaacaccaaggccagTAGGATGGCAACCATGGCGATAATATGTGGAGGGTACAGGAGCGGAAGATCCGTCATGAAGTGATCGTTGATGACCGAGCGAGCCAGTTGCACTTCGTCGTCCACCAACGATAATTCATTTCGCAAGGCTGTGATCGTTCGATACGGTTGGAATACAATCAACTGTGATCGCATCTCGCTTATCATGAAGAACTCACACTCGCCCAGCTTGGACGTGTCGATGGCCACGAGATCTCCCCACATCTGTCGCGCCTCCGTCACGATGAGTCGAATATGTTGAGGAGACTCTTCGATTTTGCAGGCTAAGTATATCGCGGTCGCTATGACGAGGTACGGGTTCGTTCGACGAATCTCGACTTTGGAGTAGAATCGCTTCATGTAGACCTGCGCCGTGGCCATGGATTGTTGTCGGATCGTTAATCGCTTCGCCAGCCGTATCAATTCTGCGCGTCCCATGAGTCAGCCATTCTGTCAGTTCTCTCGTGGTATAGAGGTGTCCACGTACGTTGATTAAAATATATGTACAGATGGCGTTGCTGCGGAAGCGGAAACATTCGCACCAATTCGGCATTGTCCTCTTCAAGCTTTTGTCGCATTGTCACAAGCTGTTCCTTGGTGAAGCTCCAGAAGCGACATTGTGTCGAGTGCCAATAATTGGCCGACATATCTTCTGATAGACCGTTATATACCGATTCCGCAGGAAGAATAGACTTTTAGGAGGCAGATTTGACAGCCGAAGCTGTTGAGGTTTCGTTGAAATAGTCAACGGAGAGGGGGCTCGCAAGGCTGGCAACGGCGCCACACGGAAAGGTCCCGTCTTGTGGCTGATGATTGGCGATATCAATAAACGACCTACCCAATAGAATTTGAACTTCTAGCGTCTCTTCTTTAACTGTTGATTTACTAACTTAGATATAAATTTGTCTTGAGTATGAGATCCAGATGATTTAAGCATTTCCAGATGGTGTCTGCATG
This genomic stretch from Fusarium fujikuroi IMI 58289 draft genome, chromosome FFUJ_chr09 harbors:
- a CDS encoding UME3-like cyclin; amino-acid sequence: MSANYWHSTQCRFWSFTKEQLVTMRQKLEEDNAELVRMFPLPQQRHLYIYFNQQLIRLAKRLTIRQQSMATAQVYMKRFYSKVEIRRTNPYLVIATAIYLACKIEESPQHIRLIVTEARQMWGDLVAIDTSKLGECEFFMISEMRSQLIVFQPYRTITALRNELSLVDDEVQLARSVINDHFMTDLPLLYPPHIIAMVAILLALVLRPNNSGPGQNTSGAAAAAGLAAAQQALMRAQGQQAQGGMPEPAAAEPKEKRQQDRVSRVQKFAKWLVDSNVEIASMVDATQEIISFYECYEHYNDKLTREQINRFVKARGLDK